From Streptomyces sp. HUAS MG91, the proteins below share one genomic window:
- a CDS encoding cyclic nucleotide-binding domain-containing protein: protein MTDRTRLLNRLPRAYRDRLMPLAREVSFPQDSRIFEEGDRADCFWIIRTGTVTLDVRVSDRARLPVDPLGPGDLLGWSWLFPPYEWDFGAEAFSPVRAYEFDGSSVRALCDIEPALGVALLHGVAEVMAHRLKAARVKLVEAHQAHRITGYV from the coding sequence ATGACGGACCGGACACGACTGCTGAACCGACTGCCGCGCGCCTATCGCGACCGCCTGATGCCTCTCGCCCGAGAGGTGTCCTTCCCCCAGGACTCCCGGATCTTCGAGGAAGGGGACCGCGCCGACTGCTTCTGGATCATCAGGACCGGAACAGTCACGCTCGACGTGCGCGTCTCCGACCGGGCCCGGCTGCCCGTCGACCCGCTCGGACCGGGAGATCTCCTCGGCTGGTCCTGGCTCTTCCCGCCCTACGAATGGGACTTCGGCGCCGAGGCGTTCAGCCCGGTGCGCGCCTATGAATTCGACGGCTCGTCCGTGCGCGCGCTGTGCGACATCGAACCGGCGCTCGGTGTGGCCCTGCTGCACGGCGTCGCCGAGGTGATGGCCCACCGCCTGAAAGCGGCCCGGGTCAAGCTCGTCGAGGCCCACCAGGCGCACCGGATCACGGGGTACGTGTAA
- a CDS encoding dienelactone hydrolase family protein has translation MTTITTRTVEYPADGLTMVGHLALPAGTDRRPAVLLGPEGTGLSDVERRRADALAELGYVALAFDLHGGRYLGDPEEMLARCLPLLADPDRMRGIGRAALDVLRAEPRTDPDRIAAVGYGTGGAVGLELGRDGVGLRAIGTVNALTTGRPGEAARIRCPVWAGVGSEDPIMPPAQREAFTAEMQAAGVDWRLTVYGGALHAFHHPTVDHTVRPGVGHHPRHAQRAWRDVVDLLAECL, from the coding sequence ATGACGACGATCACCACGCGTACGGTCGAGTATCCGGCCGACGGTTTGACCATGGTCGGGCATCTCGCGCTCCCGGCCGGTACCGACCGCAGGCCCGCGGTACTGCTCGGACCGGAGGGCACGGGACTCAGCGACGTCGAACGCCGCCGGGCCGACGCTCTCGCCGAGCTGGGATATGTGGCGCTGGCCTTCGACCTTCACGGCGGGCGCTATCTGGGCGATCCCGAGGAGATGCTGGCCCGTTGCCTGCCGTTGCTCGCCGATCCCGACCGGATGCGGGGCATCGGTCGTGCGGCGCTCGACGTGTTGCGCGCCGAACCCCGGACCGACCCCGACCGGATCGCCGCCGTCGGCTACGGCACCGGGGGCGCCGTCGGGCTGGAACTCGGGCGCGACGGCGTCGGCCTGCGCGCGATCGGGACGGTCAACGCACTGACCACGGGCCGGCCGGGCGAGGCGGCACGCATTCGCTGCCCGGTGTGGGCCGGAGTCGGTTCGGAAGACCCGATCATGCCGCCCGCGCAACGGGAGGCGTTCACCGCCGAGATGCAGGCCGCGGGCGTCGACTGGCGTCTCACGGTCTACGGCGGCGCCCTGCACGCCTTCCACCACCCGACGGTCGACCACACCGTGCGCCCCGGCGTCGGCCACCACCCACGGCACGCGCAACGAGCGTGGCGTGATGTCGTCGACCTGCTCGCCGAGTGCCTGTAG
- a CDS encoding response regulator has protein sequence MVDSAKVLLVDDRESNLRVLEAALAPLGVPVVCAGNGDDALKIALRGGVGVILLDVRMPGISGLEVADYLLRLDQTRDIPIVLVTGIGTSALAQTAIELGVADLLVKPVDPWVLRVKVSYLLNAGHRDGHRRAADRQGPVPRP, from the coding sequence ATGGTCGACTCCGCGAAGGTCCTCCTGGTGGACGACCGTGAATCCAATCTGCGGGTCCTCGAGGCGGCCCTCGCCCCGCTCGGCGTCCCCGTCGTCTGCGCGGGCAACGGCGACGACGCCCTGAAGATCGCGCTGCGCGGCGGCGTCGGCGTGATCCTGCTCGACGTACGGATGCCCGGCATCAGCGGCCTGGAGGTGGCCGACTATCTGCTCCGCCTCGACCAGACCCGGGACATCCCCATCGTCCTCGTGACCGGGATCGGCACCAGCGCCCTCGCGCAGACCGCGATCGAACTGGGCGTCGCCGACCTGCTGGTCAAGCCGGTCGACCCCTGGGTGCTGCGGGTCAAGGTGAGCTATCTGCTGAACGCCGGGCACCGGGACGGGCACCGCCGTGCAGCCGACCGTCAGGGACCCGTACCGCGCCCCTGA
- a CDS encoding SDR family oxidoreductase, whose amino-acid sequence MGTYVITGSASGMGAAAATRMRAAGHRVIGVDLRDADVVADLGGAEGRAHAVREILALSGGTLDGVAAVAGVGPSVRSAAAVVSINYFGPVALLDALRPALERSGAGRAVVISSNSASTVPVIDDELVELLLASDEEAARERAAAAQSALPAATLDSAPSIVAYATSKLALARWVRRTAVTPQWARRGILLNSIAPGAVLTPLMTGSTGVGEAPDADGFPTPMPLGVFGEAADIAFWIEQFLRPEARFTTGSILYVDGGTDAAMRTDAQPSAMRR is encoded by the coding sequence ATGGGCACGTACGTGATCACTGGGTCCGCTTCGGGAATGGGAGCCGCGGCCGCGACCCGGATGCGCGCGGCCGGGCACCGGGTGATCGGTGTCGACCTGCGGGACGCCGATGTCGTCGCCGACCTGGGCGGCGCCGAGGGCCGCGCGCACGCCGTCCGGGAGATCCTGGCGCTGAGCGGCGGCACGCTGGACGGCGTGGCCGCGGTCGCGGGGGTCGGGCCGAGCGTGCGGAGCGCCGCCGCCGTCGTGTCGATCAACTACTTCGGCCCCGTCGCGCTGCTGGACGCGCTGCGGCCGGCGCTGGAGCGGTCCGGCGCGGGCCGTGCCGTCGTGATCAGCTCGAACTCGGCGAGCACCGTCCCCGTCATCGACGACGAGCTGGTGGAGCTGCTGCTGGCCAGCGACGAGGAGGCCGCCCGGGAGCGCGCCGCGGCCGCGCAGAGCGCCCTGCCCGCGGCGACGCTCGACAGCGCGCCGAGCATCGTCGCGTACGCCACCTCGAAGCTGGCGCTCGCCCGCTGGGTGCGGCGCACCGCCGTCACCCCGCAGTGGGCCCGCCGGGGCATTCTGCTGAACTCGATCGCGCCGGGTGCCGTGCTCACTCCGCTGATGACCGGCTCCACCGGTGTCGGTGAGGCACCGGACGCGGACGGCTTCCCGACCCCGATGCCGCTCGGCGTCTTCGGGGAGGCGGCGGACATCGCCTTCTGGATCGAGCAGTTCCTGCGCCCGGAGGCCCGCTTCACCACCGGTTCGATCCTGTACGTCGACGGGGGCACGGACGCGGCGATGCGCACCGACGCCCAGCCGTCGGCGATGCGCAGGTGA
- a CDS encoding ABC transporter ATP-binding protein, with protein MTSPSHRFRSRLLRRPRPQDPKVSTAEQELFGGPLRYDTGWASHQNAFLDLSLLTALRAMPRLVLGTLRRAWHADRGALLAVGVSEIGQGIAAAVNLLVLNSVMHTLLSDGSAAGRVRQALPALLLGAAVATVNALLATWSTSGAGRLEPLVERVATTEYLDAAQAVELEAIEDPAFRRLLDVAFYGAASARRMISACVAALNGVISLVATASILSVLHWALLPMLLLIVAPRGWGAMRVAQERYVSMLNWVEHVRASRLIGTLLTERSAAQEVRLHAVGPALLERYRDMAESAESEQRRLANGKAGTELVATALSGVALAATYGVMFWLITTGAMSLAIAGTAVVAVRSGSASLGTLVMNVNQLHEESLYVQDHERFLVEAARRTIPTGGAALPERIDAVVLDKISYRYPDREEPALDEVSLTVPMGSVTAVVGENGSGKSTLMKIISGLLVPHSGTVRWGGTPLTGLDRALVFERVSQLTQDFQRWPMTAAMNIRIGRPQRKASAEELEPSARYAGATSVIARLPGGMGTLLARMFRGASELSGGEWQKFGLARTHWRDRTGAADGVLIVDEPTSALDPEAEIEAFDRLRGLAGPTRAVVLVTHRMSGVRWADTIHVLSRGRVVESGSHAELLAAGGRYATMFRTQAAQYGHDGHDGHDGHRTPGSAQPPAKA; from the coding sequence TTGACCTCGCCTTCGCACCGGTTCCGCAGCAGACTGCTGCGCCGCCCGCGCCCCCAGGACCCCAAGGTCTCCACGGCCGAGCAGGAACTGTTCGGCGGGCCGCTGCGCTACGACACCGGCTGGGCCTCGCACCAGAACGCCTTCCTCGACCTGTCGCTCCTCACCGCCCTGCGGGCCATGCCCCGGCTCGTCCTCGGCACGCTGCGCCGGGCCTGGCACGCCGATCGCGGCGCGCTGCTCGCCGTCGGTGTCAGCGAGATCGGCCAGGGGATCGCCGCCGCGGTGAACCTGCTCGTCCTGAACTCCGTCATGCACACGCTGCTCTCCGACGGCTCGGCGGCCGGGCGGGTGCGGCAGGCGCTGCCGGCCCTGCTCCTCGGCGCCGCGGTCGCCACCGTCAACGCCCTGCTCGCCACCTGGTCCACGTCCGGGGCGGGACGTCTTGAACCGCTGGTGGAGCGGGTGGCGACCACCGAGTACCTCGACGCCGCCCAGGCGGTGGAGCTGGAGGCCATCGAGGACCCGGCGTTCCGGCGCCTGCTCGACGTGGCCTTCTACGGCGCGGCGTCGGCGCGCCGCATGATCTCGGCGTGTGTCGCCGCGCTCAACGGGGTCATCTCGCTGGTCGCCACCGCGTCCATCCTCAGCGTGCTGCACTGGGCGCTGCTGCCGATGCTGCTGCTGATCGTCGCGCCGCGCGGCTGGGGCGCCATGCGGGTGGCGCAGGAGCGGTACGTGTCGATGCTGAACTGGGTCGAGCACGTCCGCGCGAGCCGGCTGATCGGCACCCTGCTGACCGAGCGCAGCGCCGCCCAGGAGGTGCGGCTGCACGCGGTCGGTCCCGCGCTCCTGGAGCGTTATCGGGACATGGCGGAGAGCGCCGAGAGCGAGCAGCGGCGTCTGGCGAACGGCAAGGCGGGTACCGAGCTGGTCGCCACCGCTCTGTCGGGGGTCGCGCTGGCGGCCACGTACGGGGTGATGTTCTGGCTGATCACGACGGGCGCCATGAGCCTGGCGATCGCCGGGACGGCGGTGGTCGCCGTGCGCAGCGGGTCGGCGAGCCTGGGCACGCTGGTGATGAACGTCAACCAGTTGCACGAGGAGTCGCTGTACGTCCAGGACCACGAGAGGTTTCTCGTGGAGGCGGCCCGGCGGACGATTCCCACCGGGGGCGCGGCGCTGCCGGAGCGGATCGACGCCGTGGTCCTCGACAAGATCAGCTACCGGTATCCGGACCGGGAGGAACCGGCCCTGGACGAGGTGTCGCTGACGGTTCCGATGGGGTCGGTGACCGCGGTCGTCGGGGAGAACGGCAGCGGCAAGTCCACCTTGATGAAGATCATCAGCGGGCTCCTCGTCCCGCACTCCGGGACGGTTCGCTGGGGCGGCACTCCGCTGACCGGGCTCGACCGGGCGCTGGTCTTCGAGCGGGTCAGCCAACTCACGCAGGACTTCCAGCGCTGGCCGATGACGGCCGCGATGAACATCCGGATCGGGCGGCCCCAGCGGAAGGCGTCCGCCGAGGAGCTGGAGCCGTCGGCGCGGTACGCGGGCGCGACCTCGGTCATCGCGCGCCTGCCGGGCGGCATGGGGACGCTGCTCGCCCGCATGTTCCGCGGGGCGAGCGAGCTGTCCGGCGGCGAGTGGCAGAAGTTCGGCCTGGCGCGCACCCATTGGCGCGACCGGACCGGCGCGGCGGACGGCGTCCTGATCGTGGACGAGCCGACGTCCGCGCTCGACCCGGAGGCGGAGATCGAGGCGTTCGACCGGCTGCGGGGCCTTGCGGGCCCCACACGTGCGGTCGTCCTGGTCACCCATCGGATGTCCGGGGTGCGCTGGGCGGACACCATCCATGTGCTGAGCCGGGGCCGCGTCGTGGAGTCCGGCAGCCATGCGGAGCTGCTCGCCGCAGGCGGCCGGTACGCCACCATGTTCCGCACCCAGGCGGCCCAGTACGGCCACGACGGCCACGACGGCCACGACGGCCATCGGACGCCCGGCTCCGCACAGCCTCCCGCCAAGGCGTAG
- a CDS encoding helix-turn-helix domain-containing protein: MTHPDTPTRERLLDAAKRLFLEKGADQVSLRAINAEAALNPGAVHYHFGSREGLVTALLERELRPLWTDRMRFLKDAGESGPDVGEMAAALVEPFAELVATRDGRVLCHLLARSALPTGQLPNASSLFVPAPFEVMVGRALPLLAPQEVTERCRLAFSVVMETYGRPLAKMPAEAASFPRTATVVAFVAAGLTAPPTAPRGRG; the protein is encoded by the coding sequence ATGACGCACCCGGACACCCCGACGCGCGAGCGGCTGCTCGACGCGGCGAAGCGACTCTTCCTGGAGAAGGGGGCCGATCAGGTCTCCCTGCGGGCGATCAACGCCGAGGCCGCGCTGAACCCGGGGGCCGTGCACTATCACTTCGGTTCGCGGGAGGGGCTGGTCACGGCGCTGCTGGAGCGCGAACTGCGGCCGCTGTGGACCGACCGGATGCGGTTCCTCAAGGATGCGGGGGAGTCCGGGCCCGACGTGGGGGAGATGGCCGCCGCCCTGGTCGAGCCGTTCGCCGAGCTGGTCGCGACCCGCGACGGCCGGGTGCTGTGCCATCTGCTGGCGCGCTCGGCGCTGCCCACCGGGCAACTGCCCAACGCCTCCAGCCTGTTCGTGCCCGCGCCCTTCGAGGTGATGGTCGGGCGCGCGCTGCCGCTGCTGGCCCCGCAGGAGGTCACCGAACGCTGCCGGCTCGCGTTCAGCGTCGTCATGGAGACCTATGGGCGCCCGCTGGCGAAGATGCCCGCGGAAGCCGCCTCCTTCCCGCGCACCGCGACCGTGGTCGCGTTCGTCGCGGCAGGGCTCACGGCGCCGCCGACGGCGCCGCGCGGCCGCGGCTGA
- a CDS encoding NADH:flavin oxidoreductase → MTQPALFGPARLGPLTLRNRILKAATFEGMTRGSRVSDELIAFHRRHAAGGVAMTTVAYCAVAPEGRTERHQIWMRPELLPGLRRLTDAVHAEGAAVSAQIGHAGPVADPRSNGLPALGPSARLGAQSPTRIRAASRADIARITRAHAEAARLAVEAGFDAVEIHLGHNYFASAFLSPRLNHRDDAYGGDLAGRARVARESARAVRDAVGDRIAVLAKLNMDDGVPGGLWLDESVQVARWLEADGSLDALELTAGSSLLNPMYLFRGDAPLREFAAAMRSPVVRLGVRAVGGRFLRAYPYEEAYLLDSARQFRAALGLPLVLLGGITRRETAESALAEGFSFVAMARALLREPDLVTRMEREPGTRSLCVHCNKCMPTIYSGTRCVLATPSP, encoded by the coding sequence ATGACACAGCCCGCCCTCTTCGGCCCGGCCCGGCTCGGGCCGCTGACGCTGCGCAACCGGATCCTCAAGGCCGCGACGTTCGAGGGGATGACGCGCGGGTCGCGGGTCTCCGACGAGCTGATCGCCTTCCACCGGCGGCACGCGGCCGGCGGGGTGGCGATGACCACGGTCGCGTACTGCGCGGTCGCTCCGGAGGGGCGGACCGAGCGCCATCAGATCTGGATGCGGCCCGAGCTGCTGCCCGGTCTGCGCCGTCTCACGGACGCCGTGCACGCCGAGGGCGCCGCGGTCTCGGCGCAGATCGGGCACGCGGGCCCGGTGGCCGACCCGCGGTCGAACGGGCTGCCCGCCCTCGGTCCGTCCGCGCGCCTCGGGGCGCAGAGCCCGACCCGGATCAGGGCGGCCAGCCGCGCCGACATCGCCCGGATCACGCGCGCCCACGCGGAGGCGGCCCGGCTCGCCGTGGAGGCGGGTTTCGACGCGGTCGAGATCCATCTGGGGCACAACTACTTCGCCAGCGCCTTCCTCAGCCCGCGTCTCAACCACCGCGACGACGCGTACGGCGGGGACCTCGCGGGCCGCGCCAGGGTCGCCCGGGAGTCGGCGCGGGCGGTGCGCGACGCCGTCGGCGACCGGATCGCCGTCCTCGCCAAGCTCAACATGGACGACGGTGTCCCCGGCGGGCTGTGGCTGGACGAGAGCGTCCAGGTGGCCCGCTGGCTGGAGGCCGACGGCAGCCTGGACGCCCTCGAACTCACCGCGGGAAGTTCGCTGTTGAATCCGATGTACCTGTTCCGCGGCGACGCGCCGCTGCGGGAGTTCGCGGCGGCGATGCGCAGCCCTGTGGTGCGGCTGGGGGTGCGCGCGGTCGGCGGCCGGTTCCTGCGTGCCTATCCCTACGAGGAGGCGTATCTCCTGGACAGCGCCCGCCAGTTCAGGGCCGCGCTCGGTCTTCCGCTGGTGCTGCTGGGCGGCATCACACGGCGCGAGACCGCGGAGAGCGCTCTGGCGGAGGGCTTCTCGTTCGTGGCGATGGCGCGGGCGCTGCTGCGCGAGCCCGATCTGGTCACGCGGATGGAGCGGGAGCCCGGTACCCGCTCGCTGTGCGTCCACTGCAACAAGTGCATGCCGACGATCTACAGCGGCACCCGCTGCGTGCTGGCGACGCCTTCTCCCTGA
- a CDS encoding AMP-dependent synthetase/ligase produces the protein MQELDVPRLTEPPVAGGLADSVFTAVRRTPDRVQFSLSAPGGQWEPVTARRFAGEVLAVAGGLLSQGVGFGDRVAVMSRTRYEWTLAAYALWSIGAVVVPVYPTSSTEQVRDILRDTGAIGCFVENENHAMTVAAAHGPHNPLTRLWQMDQGALDELRTEGAAVDPAYVHRLRSAVQPGHTALICYTSGTTGRPKGCVLTHANLIAECDTLSLGWGGLLAAPGEEASLVAFLPLAHCYGLVVVVSSVRVGVNVAFQPDPSPQALLPTLAAFRPTFLYAVPYIFERLFRAARLKARQSGRSALFERAVRSAVHYAAAEQRGKAGQGSGPGPRLRLRHALYDRLVYARVRAVLGGRVRNAVSGGSPLARELGLFLAGCGITVYDGYGLTETAAAVTAQPVGAVRHGTVGRPLPGNAVRIADDDEILVRGDVVFAGYYNDPAATEAALRDGWFSTGDLGRLDPDGYLVITGRKKDIIITSGGKSISPLLLEEELRGHPLISGCLVVGDNRPYVAALITLDEESVAGWLALKGRDPQEPAALVTDEELLGHVRRAVSRANSRVSRAESIRTFRVLPHEFGSREGLLTPSLKIRRSAVIERYAREIDELYGTRPSRRAL, from the coding sequence ATGCAGGAACTCGACGTGCCCCGGCTGACGGAGCCGCCCGTGGCGGGCGGTCTCGCGGACTCGGTCTTCACGGCGGTGCGCCGGACGCCGGACCGCGTCCAGTTCTCGCTGTCCGCGCCCGGCGGGCAGTGGGAGCCCGTCACCGCGCGCCGGTTCGCCGGTGAGGTGCTCGCGGTGGCCGGAGGACTGCTGTCGCAGGGCGTCGGCTTCGGCGACCGGGTGGCCGTCATGTCGCGCACCCGGTACGAATGGACGCTCGCCGCCTACGCGTTGTGGTCGATCGGCGCCGTGGTCGTGCCGGTCTATCCGACGTCCTCCACCGAGCAGGTGCGCGACATCCTCCGGGACACGGGCGCGATCGGCTGCTTCGTCGAGAACGAGAACCACGCCATGACCGTGGCCGCCGCGCACGGCCCGCACAACCCGCTGACCCGGCTGTGGCAGATGGACCAGGGCGCGCTCGACGAGCTGCGGACCGAGGGCGCGGCGGTCGATCCGGCGTACGTCCACCGGCTGCGCTCCGCGGTGCAGCCCGGGCACACGGCGCTGATCTGCTACACGTCCGGGACGACGGGCCGCCCGAAGGGCTGCGTCCTCACCCACGCCAACCTGATCGCCGAGTGCGACACCCTGTCACTGGGGTGGGGCGGCCTGCTGGCCGCGCCCGGCGAGGAGGCGTCGCTCGTGGCGTTCCTGCCGCTGGCGCACTGCTACGGGCTTGTCGTGGTGGTCAGTTCGGTGCGTGTCGGGGTCAACGTCGCGTTCCAGCCGGACCCTTCGCCGCAGGCGCTGCTGCCGACGCTGGCCGCGTTCCGTCCCACGTTCCTGTACGCCGTGCCGTACATCTTCGAACGCCTCTTCCGCGCGGCCCGCCTGAAGGCCCGTCAGAGCGGGCGCAGCGCCCTCTTCGAGCGGGCGGTGCGGTCCGCGGTGCACTACGCGGCCGCCGAGCAGCGCGGGAAGGCGGGGCAGGGCAGCGGTCCCGGCCCCCGGCTGAGGCTGCGGCACGCGCTCTACGACCGGCTCGTGTACGCGCGGGTGCGGGCGGTGCTCGGCGGCCGGGTGCGCAACGCCGTCTCCGGCGGTTCGCCGCTCGCCCGCGAACTCGGGCTGTTCCTCGCGGGCTGCGGGATCACCGTCTACGACGGGTACGGGCTGACGGAGACCGCCGCGGCCGTCACCGCGCAGCCGGTGGGCGCGGTGCGGCACGGGACCGTGGGCCGGCCGCTGCCCGGCAACGCGGTGCGCATCGCCGACGACGACGAGATCCTGGTCCGGGGAGACGTGGTCTTCGCGGGCTACTACAACGATCCCGCGGCGACCGAGGCGGCGCTGCGCGACGGCTGGTTCAGCACCGGCGATCTCGGCCGGCTCGATCCGGACGGCTATCTCGTCATCACCGGCCGCAAGAAGGACATCATCATCACCAGCGGCGGCAAGAGCATCTCCCCGCTGCTGCTGGAGGAGGAGTTGCGCGGCCATCCGCTCATCTCGGGCTGTCTGGTCGTCGGTGACAACCGCCCGTACGTGGCCGCCCTGATCACCCTCGACGAGGAGTCCGTGGCGGGCTGGCTCGCGCTCAAGGGGCGCGACCCGCAGGAACCCGCGGCGCTGGTGACGGACGAGGAGCTGCTCGGGCACGTCCGGCGGGCGGTCTCCCGGGCCAACTCCCGTGTCTCGCGCGCCGAGTCCATCCGCACCTTCCGGGTGCTGCCGCACGAATTCGGCTCGCGCGAGGGCCTGTTGACCCCGTCGCTGAAGATCCGCAGATCCGCGGTGATCGAGCGGTACGCGCGCGAGATCGACGAGCTGTACGGGACCCGGCCGAGCCGCCGCGCCCTGTGA
- a CDS encoding DinB family protein, with the protein MTFTHERPPFQADERTALIGWLDLQRQILRWKCEGLSEADAHRGVLTSSPAMTMAGLISHMRWVEHTWLEVMFLGGDGTGNPSFDEEDEDADWRTGGATLAHLLAEYEAQCARSNEIVAAASLDDIGRHPGYRAGNANLRWMLIHLVEETGRHAGHADIVRELLDGSKGYY; encoded by the coding sequence ATGACCTTCACGCACGAACGTCCCCCGTTCCAGGCCGACGAGCGCACCGCACTGATCGGCTGGCTGGACCTTCAGCGGCAGATCCTGCGATGGAAGTGCGAGGGTCTGAGCGAGGCGGACGCCCACCGCGGCGTCCTCACGTCGTCCCCGGCCATGACGATGGCCGGCCTCATCAGTCACATGCGGTGGGTGGAGCACACGTGGCTCGAGGTGATGTTCCTCGGCGGCGACGGGACAGGCAACCCGTCCTTCGACGAGGAGGACGAGGACGCCGACTGGCGAACCGGCGGCGCCACGCTGGCACACCTGCTCGCGGAGTACGAGGCCCAGTGCGCCCGGAGCAACGAGATCGTGGCCGCGGCCTCCCTGGACGACATCGGCCGGCACCCCGGATACCGCGCGGGCAATGCCAACCTCCGCTGGATGCTCATCCACCTCGTCGAGGAGACCGGCCGCCACGCGGGACACGCGGACATCGTGCGCGAACTGCTCGACGGCTCCAAGGGCTACTACTGA
- a CDS encoding STAS domain-containing protein codes for MPAYHDTDADFGMRTPHPEDPRVVELWGELDILAAHHLAGRLQELSPGRGGTLVADLRAVTFLDCSGLSMLVRLQERLHARQARLVLVLTDPFLLRVIRLAGLADALRVAADLDSARSWPTRDVPA; via the coding sequence ATGCCCGCCTACCACGACACCGACGCCGACTTCGGCATGAGAACGCCGCACCCCGAGGACCCACGGGTCGTCGAGCTGTGGGGCGAACTCGACATCCTCGCCGCCCACCACCTGGCGGGCCGCCTCCAGGAACTGTCCCCCGGGCGGGGCGGCACGCTCGTCGCCGACCTGCGCGCCGTGACGTTCCTGGACTGCAGTGGCCTGTCGATGCTCGTGCGCCTCCAGGAGCGGCTGCACGCGCGGCAGGCACGCCTCGTCCTGGTCCTCACCGATCCGTTCCTGCTGCGTGTGATCCGGCTCGCCGGTCTCGCGGACGCCCTGCGGGTCGCCGCGGACCTGGACTCGGCCCGTTCGTGGCCGACCCGGGACGTACCGGCCTGA
- a CDS encoding serine hydrolase, with translation MVIFIRSRAPLSRAFVTSGVCAALVAGAAAGPARAAAGPPAVPSLSALSWEVMDARTGTVLAARAPHRRLPPASTLKTLFALTVLPHLRQDTVHRASSADLAEVAEGSSEVGVAEGHRYTVGDLWRGVFLSSGNDAVHTLARLNGGLSRTLDQMQATARRIGARDTQVRSPDGFDTPGQYSSAHDLALIAREGFKNPDFRRYMGTKYARFPVSGGPDAYEIQNTNRLLVGSHGVEPYPGLIGVKNGYTTQAGTTLVSAATHGDRTILVTVMNPQDGDFNAVYEESRALLDWGFATPAPQPPKQQAGPLRAAAPATAPTRQEPEEAPGVTRHLGAAAALLVLTCVPLVLRRRLRARRSRS, from the coding sequence ATGGTGATCTTCATCCGATCTCGTGCCCCGCTCAGCAGGGCCTTCGTGACGTCGGGCGTGTGCGCGGCGCTCGTCGCGGGGGCCGCTGCCGGTCCCGCGCGGGCCGCCGCGGGGCCGCCCGCCGTGCCCTCCCTGTCGGCGCTGTCCTGGGAGGTCATGGACGCGCGCACCGGGACCGTCCTGGCGGCCAGGGCGCCGCACCGCAGGCTGCCGCCGGCCAGCACGCTCAAGACGCTGTTCGCGCTGACGGTGCTGCCGCACCTGCGCCAGGACACGGTGCACCGCGCCTCGTCGGCGGACCTGGCGGAGGTCGCCGAGGGCAGCAGCGAGGTCGGGGTCGCCGAGGGGCACCGGTACACCGTCGGCGACCTGTGGCGCGGGGTGTTCCTCAGCTCCGGCAACGACGCCGTGCACACGCTGGCCAGGCTGAACGGCGGCCTGTCGCGCACGCTGGACCAGATGCAGGCCACCGCCCGCCGGATCGGCGCCCGCGACACCCAGGTGCGCTCCCCCGACGGGTTCGACACTCCGGGCCAGTACTCCAGCGCCCACGACCTGGCGCTCATCGCCCGCGAAGGGTTCAAGAACCCGGACTTCCGCCGGTACATGGGCACGAAGTACGCGCGCTTCCCGGTGTCCGGGGGCCCGGACGCGTACGAGATCCAGAACACCAACCGGCTGCTGGTCGGCTCGCACGGCGTGGAGCCCTATCCGGGCCTCATCGGCGTCAAGAACGGCTACACGACGCAGGCCGGCACCACGCTGGTCTCGGCCGCGACCCACGGGGACCGCACGATCCTGGTGACCGTGATGAATCCCCAGGACGGGGACTTCAACGCGGTGTACGAGGAGAGCCGCGCGCTGCTCGACTGGGGGTTCGCCACCCCGGCACCGCAACCGCCGAAGCAGCAGGCCGGGCCGCTGCGGGCCGCCGCCCCCGCGACCGCCCCGACACGTCAGGAGCCGGAGGAGGCGCCCGGCGTCACCCGGCATCTCGGCGCGGCCGCCGCCCTGCTCGTCCTGACCTGCGTGCCCCTGGTCCTGCGCCGCCGGCTGCGGGCCCGCCGCTCTCGCTCCTAG